The Sphingobacterium lactis sequence TCAGGAAGGTGTCCATGTCGAGACCGGTGCAATGCCCATCTACTTAAGATCAGGGAATAATGGCAACCTATTCATCAAATTGGTGCAGAAGGGATCTCCAGCAGAAGCTGCTGGACTGAAAAGAGGCATGCAGGTGATAAGTATCAATGGCAATACCAAGATGGACTATCGAACCGACAGCCTACAAGGTTTCTCCAACTTTTACAAGTTCTATTCCGGGGAAAACCTGACACTCGTGGTTAAACCAGAAGGACAGACCCAGACCCGTACGATCAGTCTTCGCGGGGCGCCTTATAAATTGAATCCTATCTTGACCAGCAAGGTCGTGGAATCCACTGCTGGAAAAGTCGGCTACTTTGCCTATACTTCCTTTATTGCTGTTAAAGATACGGCGGATAAGAAAACCGAATATTATTACGCGCTAGAACAGATGTTTACGGACTTTCAAGCCCAGGGTATTAAGGAGCTAGTCGTTGACCTTCGGTATAACGGCGGTGGTGCAGTCAATACCGCGGAATTTCTGGCCAATATGCTCGTGCCTGTAGCCCACGGAAAAGCTAAAATGTATGAGTACAAAGTCAATAAATACTTGGTAGGCGAAGGGTTGAACAAAGAAGGAAAAGCATTCGGACCGACCAATTTCAATAAAACGAATACCCTAAATCTGGAACGTGTCTATTTCTTGGCCACCAAGAGCACGGCATCTGCGAGTGAACTGCTGATGAACTCGCTGGCGCCCTACATGGATGTACAGATCATCACCATCAATAATGAGGGAACCTACGGTAAGCCTGTAGGCTTTTTCCCGGTAACTGAAGAAAAAAGTAAAGCAGATATCTATATCACTTCCTTCCAGATGATCAATAATGATGGATATGGCGATTATTTCACTGGATTAAAAGGGCAGAAGGCCGACTCCAAGGACGGATATTCCAAGGAATTGGGAGACCCAACGGAGCAAATGTTTTCCGATGCGTTATACAGCATAAACAATGGCGGTCGGTACCAATCGGCAAAAGCCAGTGCAAGCCGGGCAGCAACAACCGGTGGAGCAAGCAGAGAATCCATTGGTAGCCCCAAGACGAATACCTACCGGGATAATATGTATAAGTTCTCGAAAAGTAGTCTGCTAAATCTACAATTACCGAATTAATCCTTTCATTTTTTTGGGAGTCCATGATTTGGAATTAAATTTGAAGCGACATTGTTTTTGGAAAACACTATGAGAAATATTCCGTTTGGGAAATGGACCGTGTTATTGGTGCTGTTAGCACTGATCATCGGTTGTAAAAAAGATATCACTAAAATTGAACCTCCGCCACGTCCTGGTGATGGAAATAGGACAGAGGATCAAAAAGTTAAAGACGAGATATATAACCAGTATAAAAGGCTTTCCTATTGGGAAGAGTTCATTCCTGTTTATAATCCTGCATCTTCATTTACGGATCAGTTCAACAATGCCGATGCGGTGTTGGCACGCCTGATGAGCATGACGCCTCAGTATACGCAATATGAATTCCATCCGGATCGGGTAGGACCTCTCGATCACTACTCCTGGATTGAATATACAGATGAGGAAGGTAGCAGGGCATCCAAGGCTGATCTTGCCGATGGCTACGGTATGGTCGTCTATTTTATTGAAGATCGGAAGGATAGCTTATATGTTGGTTTTGTAGAAGGCGGTTCGCCGGCTGAAGCAGCAGGCCTGGAACGAGGGGACAAGATCATTGAGATGGCCGGAGATAAAAAGATGGTCAGCACAAATGCCGAAGCAATTGAACGCTATGTGCAACAGAATACTCTACCACTGACCTGGATAACCAAGGATAATAAAACCATTTCTAAAACTTTGACCTATACCACTTATGATATTCAGCCTTTTCAATTGGCGAAGGTATTCAAAGAAGGTGGGAAGGATATCGCTTATATTGGGTTATCTTCCTTTGAGGAACTGACCAATGGAGGTCGGGCTACGGAAATGAAAAACAAGATCGATCAAGCCTTTACTGATTTTGCCAAGACCTCGGCTAAAGACCTGATCGTGGATCTTCGCTACAATGGTGGCGGCTATGTCAGTTCTGCGGCTTACCTGTTAAACAAGATCGTGAACAGTTCTGGCAACAACAAGCTGATGTTCAAATATGATCTCAACAAGAACCTAGAGGAAGAAAGAGCAGAAGGCGATACGGAGTTTGCTGATGAGGTCTTTAAGAAAAGCAGCACCACAGAATTTGCCAATGTGTATTTCCTGACTACGTTCGAAACGGCCTCTGCCGCTGAGATTATCATCAGTGCTTTGAAGCCATATGCGAATGTGAAAGTACTCGGCTATAACGGTGCGACCTACGGTAAGCCTGTTGGATTTTTCAGGGAGGATATAACAGCCGATATCGGGTTGTGGGCAGCTTCCTTTAAGATTATCAATGCGCAGGATTTTACGGATTATTGGGATGGTATCAAGTGTGACTATCCGTATATTTATGATAACGTTGAATATGACTTTGGGGATCCCAATGAGGACATGACCCGTGCGGCGTTGAACCTGATTACGACCGGAAAAATTGCCGCAACACAAACTACGGCACGATCTCGCGTAATCAAAAGGTCATTTTCTCCACAGGTACGTGTTCCGGTAAATAAAAGGCCTGTTCGGGAGATGATCAAAGACTAATTTCATCAATTAATTGCTAACTTTACCGGCATGGCAGGAAATAAACCAACCACGATCAAGGAAATCGCAAGGAAACTCAAGATTTCACCTTCAACGGTGTCTCGCGCGTTGAACGATCACCCGAGTATTGGCTTGGTGACCACAATGCGGGTAAAGAAAATGGCAGAAGAGATGGCTTATGAACCCAATCAGACGGCAATCTTCTTCAAGCAGCGTAAGACTTTTACCATCGGGGTCATTCTGCCGAAATTATCGGAACCTTTCTTTTCCGAAGCGATCTCTGCCATTGAGAATGTTGCTGAGGACAAGAAATATACCGTGCTCCTGGGGCAATCCCTGGATGAAGAAAACCGTGAGTTGAACATTATCCAGACCTTCAAGAAACACCGGGTGGATGGAATCCTTATTTCCCTGAGCAAGACAACCGGCGATATGGATTTCTTGCAAACTTTGGCAAAGACTGAAATTCCCATTGTATTCTTCGACTGTGTTCCCGATCTGAAAGATGTACACAAGGTATACAGCGACCTTTCTTCAGGGATGGAGGAAGCCATCAGTGCCTTTGTGGATCGTGGGCATCAGAACATCGCGTTGATCAATGGACCTGAATCGCTATTGGCTTCGAAGGAGCGAGCTGAAGCATTCCAACAGGCGCTTCAGAAAAAAGGAAT is a genomic window containing:
- a CDS encoding LacI family DNA-binding transcriptional regulator, with the protein product MAGNKPTTIKEIARKLKISPSTVSRALNDHPSIGLVTTMRVKKMAEEMAYEPNQTAIFFKQRKTFTIGVILPKLSEPFFSEAISAIENVAEDKKYTVLLGQSLDEENRELNIIQTFKKHRVDGILISLSKTTGDMDFLQTLAKTEIPIVFFDCVPDLKDVHKVYSDLSSGMEEAISAFVDRGHQNIALINGPESLLASKERAEAFQQALQKKGIDKKNAFIVHTDLTEKGNEAAMEKICNLADRPSAVVSFNDFVTLDLIRYAKQRGIVLNQDMFFISYANYPLWKYMDNPPMGSIEQYPDQQAQKAAEILFDCIDKKEYTTTPQDVVYPSKLVLK
- a CDS encoding S41 family peptidase; its protein translation is MRNIPFGKWTVLLVLLALIIGCKKDITKIEPPPRPGDGNRTEDQKVKDEIYNQYKRLSYWEEFIPVYNPASSFTDQFNNADAVLARLMSMTPQYTQYEFHPDRVGPLDHYSWIEYTDEEGSRASKADLADGYGMVVYFIEDRKDSLYVGFVEGGSPAEAAGLERGDKIIEMAGDKKMVSTNAEAIERYVQQNTLPLTWITKDNKTISKTLTYTTYDIQPFQLAKVFKEGGKDIAYIGLSSFEELTNGGRATEMKNKIDQAFTDFAKTSAKDLIVDLRYNGGGYVSSAAYLLNKIVNSSGNNKLMFKYDLNKNLEEERAEGDTEFADEVFKKSSTTEFANVYFLTTFETASAAEIIISALKPYANVKVLGYNGATYGKPVGFFREDITADIGLWAASFKIINAQDFTDYWDGIKCDYPYIYDNVEYDFGDPNEDMTRAALNLITTGKIAATQTTARSRVIKRSFSPQVRVPVNKRPVREMIKD
- a CDS encoding S41 family peptidase, whose protein sequence is MKKSIVYISLLLTLFMTFGCKKSESLEPLSQTELELMDMTYLYGLYLSLWTEKLPQPEPLANGDPNLRKYTEKFRSAEEVLESLKAKTGFDRFSFIDRGGRVSEEIQEGVHVETGAMPIYLRSGNNGNLFIKLVQKGSPAEAAGLKRGMQVISINGNTKMDYRTDSLQGFSNFYKFYSGENLTLVVKPEGQTQTRTISLRGAPYKLNPILTSKVVESTAGKVGYFAYTSFIAVKDTADKKTEYYYALEQMFTDFQAQGIKELVVDLRYNGGGAVNTAEFLANMLVPVAHGKAKMYEYKVNKYLVGEGLNKEGKAFGPTNFNKTNTLNLERVYFLATKSTASASELLMNSLAPYMDVQIITINNEGTYGKPVGFFPVTEEKSKADIYITSFQMINNDGYGDYFTGLKGQKADSKDGYSKELGDPTEQMFSDALYSINNGGRYQSAKASASRAATTGGASRESIGSPKTNTYRDNMYKFSKSSLLNLQLPN